From the Solanum stenotomum isolate F172 chromosome 4, ASM1918654v1, whole genome shotgun sequence genome, one window contains:
- the LOC125863341 gene encoding early nodulin-like protein 1, which yields MEFLLSQSYFFLIFLGFIMCGSFCEANHTFYAGGESGWVLNPSEPYSHWAERNRFQVNDTIVFKFELGSNSALFVYKEDYYNCNKEDPIVILDHGDSRFTFNGPGTFSFISGHEDNCEKGQKLMIVVLSPNHEAQTSLSPTPAESIGPVLLPAPTPAKSGAPAGFISWSFSISLMMIITTYLLCI from the exons atggagtttttgttgtctcaaagctatttttttctgatttttctgGGGTTTATTATGTGTGGTTCATTTTGTGAAGCTAATCATACATTTTATGCTGGTGGTGAAAGTGGCTGGGTTTTAAATCCTTCTGAACCTTATAGTCATTGGGCAGAACGAAATCGCTTTCAAGTCAATGATACGATTG tttTCAAGTTTGAATTAGGGTCAAATTCAGCTCTTTTTGTTTACAAAGAAGATTATTACAATTGCAACAAGGAGGATCCAATTGTTATATTAGATCATGGTGATTCAAGATTCACATTTAATGGACCAGGCACATTTAGTTTCATCAGTGGACATGAAGATAATTGTGAAAAGGGCCAGAAACTCATGATTGTTGTGTTGTCACCCAATCATGAAGCCCAAACATCATTGAGCCCAACACCTGCAGAATCCATTGGCCCAGTTTTATTACCCGCCCCGACTCCGGCTAAATCGGGTGCTCCAGCAGGGTTCATTTCTTGGAGTTTTAGTATTAGTTTGATGATGATAATAACAACTTATTTATTATGTATCTAG
- the LOC125861630 gene encoding protein RALF-like 22 — MMIDPSSSSSSLSSIMHGEDHRAISTRKCNGGLVGNCIDEEEEMMMESDISRRVLGGRNGYVSYGAMSRNNVPCNVRGASYYNCHANQRVNPYRRGCTQITRCARTNS, encoded by the coding sequence ATGATGATCGatccatcatcatcatcatcatcgttATCATCAATCATGCACGGTGAGGATCACCGTGCAATCTCAACGAGGAAGTGCAATGGTGGCCTTGTGGGAAATTGCATAGATGAGGAGGAAGAGATGATGATGGAGTCAGATATTAGTCGACGTGTATTAGGAGGAAGAAATGGTTATGTTAGCTATGGGGCAATGTCGAGGAACAATGTTCCTTGTAATGTACGAGGTGCTTCTTATTATAATTGTCATGCAAACCAACGAGTTAATCCTTATCGTCGTGGTTGCACTCAAATTACACGTTGTGCTAGGACTAATTCTTGA